The following DNA comes from Ictalurus punctatus breed USDA103 chromosome 19, Coco_2.0, whole genome shotgun sequence.
TCTGCTGTTACTGTTTACAGTTGTCTCCATGTTGTATAGGACAAATCCAACTCCTGAATTCCTGTTTTCTTTAATacatagctgctataacatgcAACATGCATGAAAGAGCTTTGTGATTTGTGATCCCAACCAGCTGAGGATGAAAACCTGGACATGCTGCCCTCCTTATTTGAGAAGAAAGAGGGTCCGGATCCAGAGAACTCCTCAGAAGAAAGTGAGCACAATCATACCAAAGAGGACCAGAAAGGTGAGATTAGTTTAATTCCTGGATGTGGGACATTCTTCGCTACAGATTTGCATTGCACTTGATACTGAATATTGAGATAAATCACTTACAGATAAAAAGGAGTTGGTAAAgagacatccatccattcatccatccatcttctactgctttatttcttttcagggtcacggggaaacctggagcctatcccagggaacatcgggcacaaggcagggtacaccctggacagggtgccaatgtAAAGAGACACTTTgctgtttaatatatattaaataacattttgcTGTTATTTCCATTGACAAGTGAACCATATTGTAACTATACACTGATCAGaggtaacattaaaaccacctacctaaacttcacttcacttcaattcaattcagttttatttgtatagaggttttaacaatggacattctcaaagcagctttagagaaatatataaattcaggatatagatttgaaatctatgaatttatccctaatgagcaagccagaggcggctgtggcaaggaaaaactacctgagacgatatgaggaagaaaccttgagaggaaacgCACTCACaagggaacccatcttcatctgggtgacaccggatagtacAGTTATAATTaagtaaatcccttctataaatgtgctaatactacatgctcaaatagtgcagttgtgtaaccaggaaattcattacagtttctacatgaagtctgttttgttgaacttctccactgttcactgatagAGACTcaagtgcagaactgtttgtggtaattgcagtcctaaagctgtAATAGCAAGTGTTGTCCTAGCCATgacagcataactgttcatatgaattgtggtccaaagccatctttatggtttttaagtgggaCCATCCTCAGcgatctcaatgatctttaagCTGTACCATGTGGGGACATCGTCAGCAGCAGCATGcaacttccaattgatgagaactacCCCCAGAAGTAGGTAATcgggatggatcaggcaggtctggagagcaaaaggggtcaggatcactggtatctcaggattATCATGTGTAtttcgacagaaggagagagagagagagagagagagagagatattattaggtatgcttattgtcccgtaatggttaaggacaatgtagtttgcatgagtgcaagcagggactctggcaagactagctatgacagcataactaagggacagccagaaggtaacacagacacaAAGGCACCCTGTGACATAAGcagccagccactccaccatcaacaaacttGGGTGAACTTTGGGCCTATgagccctctagatctgctcctttacctaagaaaaaaaacagaaccttgtggaaaaccaaactttacctcagtatgcataacaacattttctagtctatcaaggagaatagtatgatctatagtatcaaaagctgcactaaggtcaagtaacacaagcaaggagacacaaccctgatcagcgGTCAGTAGAAgatcatttactactttaactaacgctgtctctgtgctataaTGAgttctaaatcctgactgatacatttcatgaatgttattcctatgtaagtacgagcagaGCTGCTGTGATACAAACTTTTCTAATATCTTGCAGATGGTTTGTCACTGTtctgaaatgttaaaaaatctTAAATCTTAAAATCTTCAATTTCATCCACAAAAGGCtggtgtggctgcaggctttcagCTTGGGAGATTGATGTTGGCCTATAGCTGGAAAGCTGATGGGGTccaggtcaggttttttaatcaggtgtTTGATAGCTGCtactttaaatgatttaggtacatagccagtgctaagggaagaatttattatttttagaaggtGTTTGATTAAGtctggaataatctgttttcaagaaacatgtacagtatctcacaaaagtgagtacacccctcacatttttgtaaatatttgatgatatcttttcatgtgacaacactgaagaaatgacactgtgctacagtgtaaagtagtgagtgtacagcttgtgtaacagtgtaaatttgctgtcccctcaaaataactcaacacacagccattaatgtctaaaccgctggcaacaaaagtgagtacacccctaagtgaaaatgtacaaattgggccaaagtgtcaatattttgtgtggccaccattattttccagcactgccttacccctcttgggcatggagttcaccagagcttcacaggttccactggagtcctcttccactcctccatgacgacatcacggagctggtggatgttcgagaccttgtgctcctccaccttccgtttgaggatgccccacagatgctcaatagggtttaggtctggagacatgcgtggccagtccatcaccttcaccctcagcttctttagcaaggcagtggtcgtcttggtgtgtttggggtcgttatcatgctggaatactgccctgcggcccagtctccgaactgaggggatcatgctctgcttcagtatgtcacagtacatgttgggaTTCATGggtccctcaatgaactgtagctccccagtgccgcagcactcatgcagccccagaccatgacactcccaccaccatgcttgactgtaggcaagacacacttgtctttgtactcctcacctggttgctgccacacacgcttgacaccatctgaaccaaataagtttatcttgttctcataatccatgtccttagtctgcttgtcttcagcaaactgtttgcgggctttcttgtgcatcatctttagaagaggcttccttctgggacgacagccatgcagaccaatctGATGCAgcgtgcggcgtatggtctgagcactgacaggctgaccccccaccccttcaacctctgcagcaatgctggcagcactcatacgtctatttcccaaacacaacctctggatatgacgctgagcacgtgcactcaacttctttggtggaccatggcgaggcctgttctgagtggaaccggtcctgttaaaccgctgtatggtcttggccaccgtgctgcagctcagtgtcagggtcttggcaatcttcttatagcctaggccatctttatgtagagcaacaattctttttttcagatcctcagcgAGTTCTttgtggtggcttggtggttaaggctctgagttactgagtggaaggtcaggggttcaagtcctggaactgccaagctgccactgttgggcccctctACATTTGCTGTCTGAATTTATCTTGAACACAGAATTAACTTACACACTCTACTGTGGactaaaactgtgtgtgtgtgttagaatgaGACACAATCGTGTCATCAATAAACAGACAAATGAATGTAGCTGagtccattattattattatataaatataaagtgtaaGTGATTCTTACCTCAGTGTGTTTGAATCCTAGTTCTCAAAATGAAGTGTGACCAGTTACACACAACATGCTGACgactaactctctctctctctctctctctctctctctctcacacacacacacacacacgctcacacacactacttCCTTATACTACTGTTTCCTTATTCTGTTACATGTAGATTATTTACAGATCATGCTTCATTATACACATCTTTTtgtctattttatttgtttttttagcatATTCTTACACTGTACTGtgaataaaacaacaatatttaattttaaattctGAATGTGAATTAAATTCAATTccatttatttgtatagcacttttaacaacagtCAGGGTTCAGAAACTAGGGGTCACTTGATTTACAAAGACAGAAACTCACAATCTGCTCTTTTTTGCgatatttgatttaatttacaaataagtaaacaaatatCAAAGCCATCGTgtgctaatattttgaaaagTTACTGAGTCACATTCAGATAAGCCACATttgagtgtatatatttaatcTCAGAACAGAAAACGATAAATTACCCCATCCATCTACCTCCCCTAAATAAACTAATGTTGCATTTCAAATCACATACTTATGTACTATTTTATACCGCTATTGAGTTCTAACACTAAGCGAGTTTACTATTACATTTGGTGTCTGAATTATAAAAACCCTCTCATGTTGCCTTCTCGTTACTAATGTATACGcctgaaatacccttaaaatataatacaaactTTAAAAGAACCATGTGAAACacttgaccttgctgtgactttgaccctttttatttcaattccaaaatctaatcagttcatctgctggtaaCAATCATGATTCCATacaaatcctacaaacattcaccCACTTGTTCTTGAGAAATCATGTTAACGAGAATCTTGGATGGACATACAGGCAGACAACACAACACCTCTACAAACAAGGTTTGGGGTCCATTTTGGGCGTTTGCCCAGAAAGTATGGGAACCCCTGAATTAGGTCCTTCAGAGTAATTTCTCTTTATaggttaaatataaaaatgtcagtaatcatcatccatccatccattctctgtactgcttatcctacacagggtcgtgaagcctggagcctatcccagggaattcgaGGCTcaaggctggggacaccctggacaaggtgccaacccatcacaaggcacaatcgcacacacattcacacactacagacaatttggaaacgccaaccAGACTAcaacgtatgtctttggactgggggaggaaaccagaggacctggaggaaacccccgaagcacagggagacaTGCAAAATCTGCACACAcatcataatattaataataataataataataataataataataataataataataataatatttatttatattgattttGAGTCAAAAGTGCTTTACTCACTTTTCTCAAAAAACACTTCCGTATTCTTATGTCTTGTTTATATTaccgtgtgtgtttttgttttcattcatgtcctgtctccctgtctcgTCACTGACTGTATCCTTCACGTGTCATGATCTGTCTCACCTCTTccttgttgttaaaaaaaactaaaaataaattataaatgtgtCATGTGTCTTTTAACAAGATTTCACTCAcacaaaactaaattaaaccCCTTTATTGTGTACagtcaattaaaataaaacaacacagaatCAGTAACacatatttgtatatgtatgaaTCCAAATTTCAATAGTGATGCTCCTTACAGATTTCCAACAGAAATACAGTTCCCAACATTTTCAGGACAGATGAGTTTATGCTTTGTGTTATATTggtaacatatttttttttttgtattattaacttcagaatagagaaaaaagagaagctggtgagagaataactgtttatatctgctataatgtaagagaGAACAGGAATTAATTTGCTTCACTGAtgatccacaacattaaatgtaactataactgattaaaagtatgacatgtcaaaatttaataaatgaaaaattggagtcagattgctgtggtgtaagaggaataaaatataggttataggaaaataaccaacttcGAAGTGATAACAATAACttcgcttcatcacaccaccccactgTTAATTCTTTCAATgtaacagcaacacacacagtgattaTTCCTGATGTGGCTGAAAATCTAGTGATGAAAACGGGCAGCTTCTCAGGCGTTGTTctctgaaacacaaacacaaaattcaTCAGCTCTTTATAAAGGTCATGTTTAAAAACCTGAAGCAATAAATGAGGTTAACTGAATAAAGTTAATAATTAATGTTGTGATATCACCTCTGTTAGTCTGCAGAGAGTCATATGCAGAGTTCTGTACAGCAAAGAACCTGACATAAGTATCTCCTCTCTGTAGAACCTTCACATAATaaacatcatcataatcataatcatcaccatcagcatcatcatcatcatcatcatcatcatcatcactgtcattaccatcatcatcatcactgtcattACAATTATTACCAAAACAGTCAACACCACCACCGTCGCCAACATCCCCATCAACATCACTGTCatccctcatcatcatcatcatcatcatcatcatcatcatcatcactgtcatttccatcatcaacatcactgTCATTTCCATCATCATCGTCACTGTcatttccatcatcatcatcaccatcattaccaAAACagtcatcaccaccaccatcgccaacatcaacatcattaccatcatcatcctcatcatcatcactgtcaccatcatcattaatatttattttggacTCACCTGTATCTCCCTGGACAATctagaaaacaaatgaaatataaacattttattcattcatctataaACTGAAGTCTAAGATCATAAACTTTCATTctgcaataaaaaaattgttactTCTATTTTTCTGACCATTCTTAACTGATTTTAACTAATGTTTAATTCACTGTGAGTTGTATAAACTAAATCTGTGACTCACTGCTTTGATTTGTAGATGAGAAATCCaataacaccaacacacagaAGGAgaaccacagagagagagggaaccaGATAAGGTACTGCGGTGTGTCTGGGTtctggaaaataaaacaaaagtaagATTAAACTatgaaaaacatacattttattaaCCTGCTCCAGCTACCTACCTGAAATGATGATATTAAGCAGGTGTGTGTCATTGCCCAGGTTGTTGGAGCCAACACACTGCAGAGTGGGCGTGTCTATAAATGACTGACGGATGGTAATAGCGCTTCTTAAACCCCTGTTACACACAGACTCCTCTTGGATAGATGTCGCCTCAGACGGAGAGACAATCTGACCAGAGAGATGCCAAGCCAGTTTAGGAGACGGATTTCCACGAACCTCACAGGAACACATGATCAAATCATGAGCACTGTTACAGCTGGAGAACGGAGAGACCTGAGGAGCATCTGAGAGAAACACAAGGAGAGACAGGGTGTCTACAGGTCCTTAAAAACTCTTCTTctgaaattacattttacacatttaaaccATTAATAAGTCTTAAATTGTCTTACATTTTAAGTTGCATGATCTTATATTTTATGCTTCATAAGTGTCTTTTAATTAACTTTCTtttgtgtcatttaaaaaaataaaataagtaataataataaaaaaactccTGACATGTCGCACACACATTATTCTGGGTCGGTCACTTGCATGACAGAGGAATATGCGGTTAAGCTAAAAGCATCATCTACATGGATACATGTCAATTTAATCCAAAGTGGCTGGAGAAGAGCAAATTCTTGTGCTGGCTTAGACCAGTGTCTGCAAACTGCATAATATGCCGTGAAACATTTGAACTCTGTACAAGGGGAATCAACGCAAGTGAATCACATTTGCAGCCCAGATATTATGCAGTTTTCTATTGCTGACCTTTGTTCACCAGttcacagcagcaacaacatcTGATATTCATTCCTGATTCATTCCCAAgattaactgattaaacaagctgaaagcctgcagccacaccaGCCTTTTGTGGATGAAATTGAAGATTTTAAGATTTAagattttttaacatttcagaAGAGTGACAAACCACCTCTCATACAAATGCAATGATGGAACCGATGATGTACTGTATTTAAAGACGTTCCCAAATTCTGAGTTACTGCAGAGGTTTCTGTGTGGAAGGGATAAGGCAGCATGCATAGTCCCCTCTGAATGTATTGCAATGGTAAgaccaattctattgtttttgctaaacactgaagacatttgggtttgagatcaaaagattaatatgagactacagatcagaatttcagttttcatttcctgatatatatacacctatatATCTTAaataacttagaacatggcaccttagCTGAGCAAAGGTATAGGGGTTGAGTATAGGTTGAGTATAGGTGTAggagtcttaaagtaaataacacttattatTTGGTTTCATATCTCTTGCTTGCCATAGctgcatcaagctggtgacccactgacatcaacagttgcattcttcttttgtgatgctttctAGTCTTGAGGCGCAGCTTCTTTTAGTTGATGTTTGTTTCAGCggggttctcccttcagtctcctgttcaggaggtgaaatgttactcaactgggttaaagtctggtgactgatttggccagtctaaaatcttccactttaagaagcctttatttgtcacatatgcATTACAGCAAGGTGAAATAGATTTtgtcacatatcccagcttgttaggaagctggcgtcagagcacagggtcagccatgacacagcACCCCTGCAGCAGatatggttaagggccttgctccagcacacaacagtggcagcttggcagtgctggggcttgaatccccaaACGTATTGTCAGGACCCCAGAGCCTTACTCGTTGAGTCACTACTGcccattttttcctttttctctgaTGAAGTCCTTTATTGTATTGGCGGTGTGTTTTGGGGTCATTGTCTGGCTGCATGATGACattcctcccaattagactgGCAATTAGACCCTACCCTTttttgttggtgatgtcaccaacatcaccaacaatgtgtggtgatgttggtgaaaaagaaattttgtttttcttcgcagctctcacaatgtttctgtcatcagctgttgttgttttccttggccgacccatgcgatgtctgttgctcagtacaccagtgccttctttttttttcaggacaaATTGTTGTACTGAATATACCCGATGCTTGTGCAATGTCTCTGATCAAGttcctctcttttctcagcttcaaaatggcttgttttcTCCCATATGAAGATCTCTGGTATTTatgttggtttatctttttAATTACAACATTTGCAGTCTTCACAGATCAAAACCCAAGGCTCAAACCAATAGTAGACATTTAGagttattaattgtttaaacaatctaaCAGCGCACACCTGTGATACAAAatacacctgtcagtcacatgttccaatattccTGATGAATTGAAAAATGGGTTGGTTGTCTAAGTTGTTTAAGACATCTAGAGGGACCTCACTGGGAGCATCACCACCTGGTATGGGAAATGCTGTGCTAAGGACTGCAAAGTCCTGCAGAGGGTGGTAATGTATCACCAGGTCAGCATTACCCAGACTGCAGGACATCTACACCAGGCGGTGCAGGACAAGAGGAGGAAGGATCTTAAAGGATCGCGCACATCCCTACAATGGTCTGTTCCAGTGACTGCAGTTGGGAAAGTGCCTCTGCAGCCACATGGCCGGGACTGAGAGGGTAAGGAGGAGCTTCTCCCCCAGGCCATTAGAACCTTGAGCTCATGAACAACACCCTCCAGTTCCTCTGCACGTGACactaatgcacacacaaatgGCACCTGAACATATGTCACATATGGCATATTTGCACATGCTCAGGACACTTTGgtatatatatgtgcatatataatgtacattcacaaacacacacatgaggTGGCTGTGGTttaggtggtagagtgggttgtccactaatcacagggatggcagttcgattcctggcccacatgactccatatACTGAACTGTCtatgggcaagacactgaaccccaagttgttcccaatggcaggctagcgccCTGCATGGTAACTccgctgccattggtgtgtgagtgtgtgtgtgaatgggtgaatgagacagttttttaaccgctaaggttaaaaagcactatataagtgcagaccatatacctacacatatatgtatttgTTGTATGCTCTTGTTTTGTACTGAGCTGTCCATTACGCTATGTCCACTGCTATATTGTCTGTATAGTGTGTATGAATGTCTATCAATTGTTTTCGTTATGCACAGTATTCAGAGATGCTGCATCTCATTTCACTGCACCTTTGTATCTGCTACCAATGTGCATGGGACAAATAAACCTTTGAATCTTGAGTAATGAAGCTGCAAGAAAAGAACTAAGAACTGTTTTGGATTTTCTTAAGTTAAGGAGTTTTAAAAGGGGTTTGTGTATAAACTTCGTAAGTACTCACACAGAACATCCAGGAGGACAGATGAGGTGTGATCTCCGTGCTGGTTTTGAGCTCTACAGTAGTATAGACCACTGTGTGTAGAATCagtggtgttgatggtgagaTGGTTTCCGGTTCCTATCTGCTCTCCGTTCTCTCTGTACCAGGTGTAGTTCAGCACTGCTGGGTTTGCATCACTGCTGCATCTCAGAGACACTGAACTGCCCAAAAGCACTGAAGCAGATGGAGACGCTGATACTGACGTGTTTCTAGGACCATCTGAGGGAGGAAGAACAGGAGGTTGTAATATAGAGGTATGATGGTAGAGCAGTTTCAATATAATCTGATCTTTGGGTCTATTCCCAAAATATGTCTTTTTGGATTTGGTAAACTTTAAATGATTTTTCAGAAATTTTAGAactgaggaagaaggaatttcagtgctaggaatatgtcccacatttctaggcaatttaaatgccgctccagatgaaggccgctccaaagaccgtgagctggacagctgtctaagacccagctccagcccatgagggagctgtctgtcattaccgtcttgcactaaggagacacccctagagagtgacccaaggctagaacaCGGGGACacttcaaattctcagagcatgtaggcatcgccATGTGACAGTAATTACTCTGAGATGTTTCGTCCTTgtacgaaacccccaacttctcagccaccactgaaacggtctcctgtgcaataggcccaatggtatgacgttggttgctgctgccataagctccaagTGGCTGGAGgagatgccaagatccagctttatcttgctcaatgttgacaggattgaccctacgcatgttgcgGATAGAAATaccctcattgtagtagaatccttataacctctagaaaagttgtcctctgcaatggagaaagcatacttttcttgaggtttaacctgagccccaagctcttcatgtgggcgagaacaacatctcgatgttgaatccAGTCCCCAGTTCCCTTaattgtgctagaattaaccactcgtgcaggtagtttagtacagtggttttcaaagtggggcgGCCCCCAAGGGGCCTCAagaatttggtgtgaaaaataaataaatacatgattttctctttctcactctcagacaaccacacgcacacacacacaatcaattcctaatcgaatgtaatgtaaagatgcaagatgtaattattaatttttttaaaaggggatatattcagaagtctgtatttttaatgtgttttaaagacatcttggaAAAGGGGgacctcagtcaaatgttaatgccatttgggggccttgccctggaaaagtttgggaaccactggttTAGTACTCTGATGCCCTGTGGtcgcaatggagccagaatgacatccatgcactttgtgaaggtgtaaGGGTACAAAGCTAGCcggaagggaagaacccgatattggtatgcattgcctccaaacgcaaaactcaggaacttcctgtgactgggcaatatttctatgtagaaatatgcatcttttagctctgaatctgtggaacgataagtgtGAGCagcagcatcttgaacctgtatgtctgaagagtacggttcagatgatgcagatctaaaattagATGCATACTCCCctcttttttgtggaccagggaataacggctgtaaaaacctacctccctcagggaacagggtacatgtcCTATGGCCCCTTTCCTGCACTAACATCAgtctctgctctgtgctgacgaCTGTGGTGAGTACACCTTTGAACCGGGGGGGAacaagctctgaactggacccggtaacctgtttctacagtagacagaacccatggagacacatttgccagtagtttccacactgccagatggtcttttagagATGTTAAcctttccacattctgttggagggaaagcatcaggttttcgttgccctgtgacggCTCACttaccagagaacactgaaaacttgggtcAGCTTGGGACAACTAGGGACGGCCCTACATTAATACTAGGGGATAACTGCCCTAATAACCTCATGTtccctgatatgtccctccacggccccttaTTTCCTTATTTCTTGTCcctcctcctttgtctgcttggcctttatgaccattgtcagatcaggcctagtagcaggccatgacactcaccttctgtgcctccctcacactagtgctggcaCGGGCTCCACTCAACACAAccgggaaggaactggctgattGCCACCGTatatcgagctcactcagccGGTCAGtctggtaggcctgcaacactgccgtTGTATACAGTGACCCAaaagcaagacccactaccaCATAGGTCTTGCCTACCAACACTGCGTTGGCCTTACATGGCATGGATGGCAAACATGCATTTTCATAACCAGTTGATCTTGTTATgaaaatgcatgttttgttcaggttGTGTAACCTTATAGAAATTTCTTGAATTACATTTCTGAGAACTTGGCACATAAAACtagttctttttaaatgatttctccttttttcttctgGACATGGCTTATTTTCACTGACCTtataaatcagtaaatgaacAATGGGGAGATGGGATACAAACTAATTCAAATAGCgacacatttaaaaatcatgaaaaagtgtgtgaggggagagagagagagagagagagagagagagacagaaaatctTGGCTTGTGGCCCGCAATCACTACAATGATCTGGGCCATACACCTCTATCCACAATCAGCCCAAATGTTGTTTGCCGTCACATTTGCAGTGCCATCATTGCCACACATGGCCCACACTGAGGCCTGATCCTGAGGCCACATTTGGCCCAAGACCGTCCGCTATGTGGGAATTAGTTACGTAAAATAAAGCCCAAAACAAGGCTGGAATTCTACAACACTGTGGCTAAGACTCCAGGATAAGGCTGAGAACAAACTAGGTGAGTTTCTTAAAATTTATTAATGCTCAGCCCATGTTAATATGACCCATGTGACATAGCATTAGCAAAGCTCCAGCACTGTACTCACACTGAACATCCAGGAGGACAGATGAGGTGTGATCTCCGTGCTGGTTTTGAGCTCTACAGTAGTATAGACCACTGTGTGTAGAATCagtggtgttgatggtgagaTGGTTTCCGGTTCCTATCTGCTCTCCGTTCTCTCTGTACCAGGTGTAGTTCAGCACTGCTGGGTTTGCATCACTGCTGCATCTCAGAGACACTGAACTGCCCAAAAGCACTGAAGCAGATGGAGACGCTGATACTGACGTGTTTCTAGGACCATCTAAAGGAGGAAGAACAGGATTTAGGAGACTCCATGAATCATTAAAAGTGTAGTGAATGTGAAGTGATTAATCAGCACTCACACAGAACATGTAGTATAAAAGAGCTCTGTGCCGATTTGGTGATCTCGTTCTGGAGCTGGTAGGTGGCAGTGCAGGTGAACGTGAGTCCATGATGAAGGTGAGTAGCGGTGAAGTTCAGCTGAGAGGAGCTGAAGCTGGTGTTGTGGTTCTGCTGCTGTCTTCTCTCCTCAGGCAGGAAGTTCCATGTAAAAGTGGGTGGCTTTAAGAGACATGGAGGAGCTGGAGCAGAGCAAATGAGACTCACTGAA
Coding sequences within:
- the LOC128635424 gene encoding sialic acid-binding Ig-like lectin 5, whose product is MNRKMKSAVKLVIIYSLFQGVLCREFSISLPESVEAVRGLCVLIPCSYEIEEQYDGDLQKDPTGIWLKDGTSHYYNKVFNSKETEGNQIEGKLIGDLRMKNCTTVFYNIRQSDRGDYYFRLETSGSLKYNYLSSSVSVRVGDSPITPSITLYKEDQGEVEDQNEVVEGTSVSLICSAPAPPCLLKPPTFTWNFLPEERRQQQNHNTSFSSSQLNFTATHLHHGLTFTCTATYQLQNEITKSAQSSFILHVLYGPRNTSVSASPSASVLLGSSVSLRCSSDANPAVLNYTWYRENGEQIGTGNHLTINTTDSTHSGLYYCRAQNQHGDHTSSVLLDVQYGPRNTSVSASPSASVLLGSSVSLRCSSDANPAVLNYTWYRENGEQIGTGNHLTINTTDSTHSGLYYCRAQNQHGDHTSSVLLDVLYAPQVSPFSSCNSAHDLIMCSCEVRGNPSPKLAWHLSGQIVSPSEATSIQEESVCNRGLRSAITIRQSFIDTPTLQCVGSNNLGNDTHLLNIIISEPRHTAVPYLVPSLSVVLLLCVGVIGFLIYKSKQLSREIQVLQRGDTYVRFFAVQNSAYDSLQTNRENNA